A section of the Methanococcus voltae genome encodes:
- the ribK gene encoding CTP-dependent riboflavin kinase yields the protein MKFYGKVISGKGKGKYFVGLEPYKLAFEKNLGYIPYLGTLNIKTGRDFWTNVENYKIIDDFEYQNEKFYGVKFVPITIKNRFGVSIKGSIVAPKKTVHSKSILEIISPLNLRKYLNLKNNDIVIVELEV from the coding sequence ATGAAATTTTATGGGAAAGTTATTAGTGGAAAAGGAAAGGGAAAATATTTTGTAGGTTTAGAACCATACAAACTCGCTTTTGAAAAAAATTTAGGATATATCCCGTACCTCGGAACTTTAAATATAAAAACAGGTCGTGATTTTTGGACCAATGTTGAAAATTATAAAATTATAGACGATTTTGAATACCAAAATGAAAAATTTTATGGAGTAAAATTTGTACCCATTACGATAAAAAACCGCTTCGGTGTTTCTATTAAGGGTTCTATCGTTGCTCCAAAAAAAACAGTTCATTCAAAATCCATTTTAGAAATAATATCCCCCTTAAATCTTAGAAAATACTTAAATTTAAAAAATAATGATATTGTGATTGTTGAGTTAGAAGTCTAA
- a CDS encoding MTAP family purine nucleoside phosphorylase yields MIGIIGGTGVAGLLKDGEEKIVENKYGEAKVLIDENKGVVLLSRHGLNHSTPPHKINYLANMYTLKQLDVERILSLNAVGSLKVEIEPSSFVVANDFIEFTKLRKSTFYDGEDGKVAHVNMLDPFCSDLRRILKGILDKRQYSYNEGTYVCTEGPRFETIAEINMYKHWGHVVGMTAYPEVSLAKELEMCYCSLCNISNYCSGIKDSDLTVDEVLDTVKSMEAKIVNVVDDFINYKFEERTCPCKDVMKSAFI; encoded by the coding sequence ATGATTGGAATTATTGGCGGTACTGGCGTAGCTGGTCTTTTGAAGGATGGCGAAGAAAAAATAGTTGAAAATAAGTATGGGGAAGCTAAAGTATTGATTGATGAAAACAAAGGTGTTGTATTACTTAGTAGGCACGGTTTAAACCACAGTACTCCACCTCATAAAATTAACTACCTTGCAAACATGTATACTTTAAAACAATTGGATGTTGAAAGAATACTATCATTAAATGCAGTAGGTTCCTTAAAAGTTGAAATAGAACCTTCATCATTCGTAGTTGCAAATGATTTTATTGAATTCACAAAGTTGAGGAAAAGCACATTTTATGATGGTGAAGATGGAAAAGTAGCTCATGTAAATATGCTAGATCCATTTTGCAGTGATTTAAGAAGAATTTTAAAAGGAATACTCGATAAAAGACAGTATTCATATAATGAAGGTACGTATGTATGTACTGAAGGTCCAAGATTTGAAACAATCGCTGAAATAAATATGTACAAACATTGGGGTCACGTTGTTGGAATGACTGCATACCCAGAAGTTTCTTTGGCAAAAGAATTGGAAATGTGCTATTGTTCACTTTGCAACATTTCAAACTATTGCTCAGGTATTAAAGATAGCGATTTAACTGTTGATGAAGTATTAGACACCGTAAAATCAATGGAAGCTAAAATAGTTAATGTTGTAGATGACTTTATAAATTACAAGTTTGAGGAACGAACTTGCCCTTGTAAAGATGTAATGAAAAGTGCATTTATTTAA
- a CDS encoding L-threonylcarbamoyladenylate synthase — MKIIRKGVEITLNEAKKHLKNGEIALCPTDTIYGICGYALDKNVIDRIYKIKQRDESKPLSISLQKKSDIVKYAYISDISKTIIEKFLPGPITLILPKKESIPDYICKDYVGIRIPDSKVILELSEIPITSTSANVSGRPSSYSMSDIDKEIMDKVDIIIDDGDCEYKKPSTIIKITNNSLELIREGSISFKTILKELDLKKHNYKKIK; from the coding sequence ATGAAAATTATTCGAAAAGGGGTAGAAATAACGCTAAATGAAGCTAAAAAGCATCTTAAAAATGGCGAGATTGCATTATGTCCTACCGATACAATATATGGTATTTGTGGGTATGCTCTCGACAAAAATGTAATAGATAGAATCTATAAAATAAAACAAAGAGATGAATCAAAGCCTCTTTCTATAAGTTTGCAAAAAAAATCCGATATTGTAAAATACGCGTATATTTCAGATATTTCTAAAACCATAATCGAAAAATTTTTGCCTGGACCTATTACTTTAATACTACCTAAAAAGGAGTCAATACCCGATTATATCTGTAAAGATTATGTGGGTATCCGCATACCTGATTCAAAAGTAATTTTAGAATTATCCGAGATACCAATAACTTCTACAAGTGCTAATGTCAGTGGTAGACCTTCTTCTTATTCTATGTCCGATATAGACAAAGAAATAATGGATAAAGTTGATATTATTATTGATGATGGCGATTGTGAATACAAAAAGCCTTCTACGATTATAAAAATAACAAATAACAGTTTAGAATTAATAAGGGAAGGTTCCATATCCTTTAAAACAATTTTAAAAGAATTAGATTTAAAAAAACACAATTATAAAAAAATAAAATAA